Proteins encoded together in one Acidobacteriota bacterium window:
- the hisH gene encoding imidazole glycerol phosphate synthase subunit HisH, producing MRIALVDYGAGNLTSVHKALRALGAEVFIPLAPAELHEAAAVVIPGVGHFAATAALDNSWRAAVMASVASGRALLGICLGQQWLFEGSSEAPDLPGLGLFQGRSVRLDEIDTERSPVHAFGETTKIPHVGWNDVRLVRPSALLTGLTDGAQAYFTHSYAVPVTGAAIATTVHGAVFASAVEHDRVFGVQFHPEKSGDVGLTLLANFLRIAEGA from the coding sequence ATGCGCATCGCGCTCGTGGATTATGGGGCCGGCAACCTGACGTCGGTGCACAAGGCGCTTCGTGCCCTTGGCGCCGAGGTGTTCATCCCGTTGGCGCCAGCTGAACTGCACGAGGCCGCCGCCGTTGTGATTCCTGGGGTGGGACACTTCGCGGCGACCGCCGCGCTCGACAATTCGTGGCGCGCGGCCGTGATGGCATCGGTCGCATCAGGACGCGCGCTGCTCGGGATCTGCCTGGGCCAGCAGTGGTTGTTCGAGGGAAGCAGTGAGGCGCCTGACCTGCCGGGCCTTGGCCTGTTTCAGGGTCGCAGCGTGCGTCTCGACGAAATCGATACAGAGCGAAGTCCCGTGCACGCCTTCGGCGAGACAACAAAGATCCCTCATGTCGGATGGAACGACGTTCGCCTCGTGAGGCCATCGGCGTTGCTCACCGGTCTGACCGATGGGGCGCAGGCGTACTTCACGCATTCGTACGCCGTGCCGGTCACCGGCGCCGCAATCGCGACGACTGTTCATGGCGCGGTCTTTGCGAGTGCAGTCGAACACGACCGCGTGTTCGGCGTGCAGTTCCATCCGGAGAAGTCCGGCGACGTCGGCCTGACCCTGCTCGCCAACTTCCTTCGCATTGCAGAGGGGGCATAG
- a CDS encoding histidinol-phosphate transaminase, whose amino-acid sequence MSDLYERAPERGPGLRLHLNENTAGCSPRVLNAMRAVTAGEAAFYPDYGATLRACARWLGIDENRFFLTNGLDEGIYSTAVAWLQRLDDGQRADAIVVEPAYALFAASASVVGARVIRVGPRPDFSFPLAETLNTIGPATRVVFIASPANPSGVLVTAEEVRAVATRLPPGAIVFLDEAYIEFAGTSFLDELVSCPNVLLGRTFAKAYGLAAVRAGYLVGARQAIGRVRSVTLPFSVNVFALAATRAAIDDGDYVKWYVAQVEASRRRIYEACERLGLEYWKSQANFVLVRVGPGAPALVEALAARRVYVRDRSNIAGCGGCIRITAGLVEHTTACLAELEDLCARA is encoded by the coding sequence ATGAGCGATCTATACGAACGAGCGCCCGAGCGGGGCCCTGGATTGCGCCTGCACCTGAACGAGAACACCGCGGGTTGCTCGCCGCGCGTGCTGAACGCGATGCGGGCCGTGACCGCCGGCGAGGCCGCGTTCTACCCGGACTACGGAGCCACCCTCCGAGCGTGCGCACGGTGGCTGGGGATTGACGAGAACCGGTTCTTTCTGACCAACGGTCTCGACGAAGGCATCTACTCGACGGCGGTGGCCTGGCTGCAGCGCCTGGATGACGGTCAACGGGCCGACGCCATCGTTGTCGAGCCCGCGTACGCGCTGTTTGCGGCCAGCGCCTCGGTGGTCGGTGCGCGCGTCATCCGTGTCGGGCCGCGGCCGGACTTTTCGTTTCCGCTTGCGGAGACGCTGAACACCATCGGGCCAGCCACGCGGGTCGTCTTCATCGCGAGCCCGGCCAACCCCTCGGGGGTGCTGGTGACAGCCGAAGAGGTGCGAGCGGTGGCGACTCGGTTGCCCCCCGGCGCCATTGTGTTTCTCGACGAGGCGTATATCGAGTTCGCGGGCACCAGCTTCCTTGACGAGCTTGTCTCGTGCCCGAACGTGCTTCTGGGCCGGACATTCGCGAAGGCGTACGGGCTGGCAGCCGTGCGTGCCGGGTATCTGGTGGGAGCGCGCCAGGCTATCGGTCGCGTTCGCAGCGTGACGCTGCCGTTCAGCGTAAACGTGTTCGCGCTGGCAGCTACGCGGGCCGCCATCGACGACGGCGACTACGTGAAGTGGTACGTCGCGCAGGTTGAGGCATCCCGCCGGCGCATCTATGAAGCGTGCGAGCGGCTCGGCCTCGAGTACTGGAAGAGCCAGGCGAACTTCGTCCTGGTTCGCGTGGGCCCGGGCGCGCCCGCGCTGGTTGAAGCGCTGGCTGCGCGCCGTGTGTATGTGCGGGATCGCTCCAATATCGCCGGGTGCGGCGGATGCATTCGCATCACGGCCGGCTTGGTCGAGCACACGACCGCGTGCCTGGCCGAACTGGAGGACCTGTGCGCAAGGGCGTAG
- the hisB gene encoding imidazoleglycerol-phosphate dehydratase HisB, which yields MRKGVAERHTAETRIWIAIGLEGQGRYMVSTGIRFLDHMLELVARHGAFNLEVRAQGDLDVDQHHTVEDAGIAFGEAVSQALGARRGINRTGYFVMPMDETLAVAAIDLSGRPHAVVDLGLRARMVGDLQAELVHDFFEGFAVGARANVHLKVLYGRSSHHRVEAVFKAFARALRVACSRDRQLGRMLPSTKGLL from the coding sequence GTGCGCAAGGGCGTAGCCGAGAGACACACGGCCGAGACCCGCATCTGGATCGCTATCGGGCTGGAGGGGCAAGGCCGCTACATGGTCTCGACCGGCATTCGATTCCTTGATCACATGCTCGAGCTGGTCGCCCGCCACGGGGCGTTCAATCTGGAGGTCCGGGCGCAGGGCGACCTGGACGTTGACCAGCACCATACCGTGGAGGACGCGGGCATCGCCTTTGGCGAGGCCGTGTCGCAGGCGCTCGGCGCGCGTCGCGGCATCAACCGGACCGGCTACTTCGTGATGCCGATGGACGAGACGCTGGCCGTTGCGGCCATTGACCTGTCCGGCCGGCCGCACGCGGTGGTCGACCTCGGTCTGCGCGCCAGAATGGTCGGCGACCTGCAGGCCGAACTTGTGCACGACTTCTTCGAAGGCTTCGCCGTTGGCGCACGGGCCAACGTCCACCTCAAGGTGCTGTACGGCCGATCGAGCCATCACCGCGTCGAGGCCGTCTTCAAGGCCTTCGCGCGGGCCCTGCGCGTAGCCTGCAGTCGCGACCGGCAATTGGGGCGGATGCTGCCGAGCACGAAGGGATTGCTGTAG
- the hisF gene encoding imidazole glycerol phosphate synthase subunit HisF produces the protein MLSRRIIACLDVRDGVVVKGVQFAGLTRAGDPAVLARRYNVEGIDELVVLDVTATIESRRAMAETIRAVAAELFIPLAVGGGIKTEADAAAMIDAGADKVSLNSAALADPRLLTTLARRYGSQAVVVAIDAKREAQSFRVYSRSGQSATTRDAVGWAREAAARGAGELLLTSIDRDGTRQGFDCDLSAAVADAVSIPVIASGGAGSFEHFLEVFTDGRADAALAASIFHFGEHAVRDLKTWLGQHGVPVRQMSGAIDR, from the coding sequence ATGCTGTCCAGGCGCATCATTGCCTGCCTCGACGTCCGTGACGGCGTGGTCGTGAAGGGCGTTCAGTTTGCGGGCCTCACGCGAGCAGGTGATCCAGCGGTGCTGGCCCGCCGCTACAACGTCGAGGGGATCGACGAGCTGGTCGTCCTCGATGTCACGGCAACGATCGAGAGCCGCCGTGCCATGGCGGAAACGATCCGTGCGGTGGCGGCCGAGTTGTTCATTCCGCTGGCTGTCGGGGGGGGCATCAAGACTGAAGCTGACGCCGCGGCTATGATCGACGCCGGGGCGGACAAGGTCAGCCTCAATAGCGCGGCACTGGCCGACCCACGGCTCCTTACGACGCTGGCCAGACGGTACGGCAGCCAGGCGGTCGTCGTGGCCATCGACGCGAAGCGAGAAGCCCAGAGCTTTCGCGTGTACTCGCGCAGCGGGCAGAGCGCGACCACACGCGACGCGGTCGGGTGGGCGCGCGAAGCAGCAGCACGCGGGGCGGGCGAACTCTTGTTGACGTCGATCGACCGTGACGGCACACGTCAGGGTTTCGACTGCGATCTCAGCGCCGCGGTGGCGGATGCCGTCTCGATTCCGGTCATCGCGTCGGGTGGGGCGGGATCGTTCGAACATTTCCTCGAGGTCTTCACGGACGGCCGCGCCGATGCCGCGCTGGCCGCTTCGATCTTTCACTTCGGGGAGCACGCGGTTCGCGACCTCAAGACCTGGCTCGGGCAGCACGGCGTGCCTGTGCGCCAGATGTCCGGGGCGATCGACCGCTGA
- a CDS encoding HisA/HisF-related TIM barrel protein codes for MLIPSIDLRGGQVVQLVQGKRLALAFDDVFAWVDRFAGYRRVQLIDLDRALATGTNETLARQICARVACRVGGGVRDIARAQRWLDGGAREVIVGSAFFGPAGIDTDFAGALASAVGAERVIAAIDSIGGRVVVRGWQKQTTVSPEEAARQLEPYCGGFLYTHVETEGMMEGIDMAAVARVHAATSRPISAAGGITTAEEIAALEALGIDAVVGMAIYTGRLPLRARSEP; via the coding sequence ATGCTGATTCCGTCCATTGACCTGCGCGGGGGACAGGTCGTCCAGCTCGTGCAGGGCAAACGCCTGGCGCTCGCCTTTGATGACGTGTTCGCATGGGTGGATCGCTTTGCGGGCTATCGGCGGGTGCAACTCATCGATCTTGACAGGGCATTGGCGACTGGCACCAATGAGACGCTCGCACGGCAGATCTGCGCCCGGGTTGCGTGTCGGGTTGGCGGCGGCGTGCGCGACATCGCACGCGCACAGCGATGGCTTGACGGCGGCGCTCGGGAGGTGATCGTCGGGTCGGCGTTCTTCGGTCCGGCGGGCATCGATACAGATTTCGCCGGGGCGCTGGCAAGCGCGGTGGGTGCCGAGCGCGTCATTGCGGCCATTGACAGCATCGGCGGCCGGGTCGTCGTGCGCGGCTGGCAGAAGCAGACTACGGTCAGTCCCGAGGAGGCCGCGCGCCAGCTGGAGCCTTACTGCGGCGGGTTTCTCTATACGCATGTCGAAACCGAAGGCATGATGGAAGGAATCGACATGGCTGCCGTCGCTCGGGTCCACGCGGCGACCAGCCGACCGATCAGCGCTGCGGGCGGCATCACGACCGCGGAAGAAATCGCCGCACTCGAGGCGCTTGGCATCGACGCGGTCGTCGGCATGGCCATCTATACCGGCCGCCTGCCGTTACGCGCGCGAAGCGA